In Eriocheir sinensis breed Jianghai 21 unplaced genomic scaffold, ASM2467909v1 Scaffold634, whole genome shotgun sequence, a single genomic region encodes these proteins:
- the LOC126993569 gene encoding uncharacterized protein LOC126993569 isoform X1: MYKGIVLYCSHALPVILPSLPCCRIMSEGGSRGDVAMRANENVHRPGITPEEMAAGYDEWSENYEEMMIWKGGYRGPAITLEEALRWVPPERRAKARVLDVAAGTGCVGSELHREGFRHIDAVDPSEGMMKQRETGIYTNDFLEFIGSGHSTVPKGYSNLFFTSKDTAQEQQEYKKKARYSPLP; encoded by the exons atgtataaaggaattgtactgtactgtagtcatgccctgcctgtgattctcccgtctcttccctgctgcaggataatgtctgagggcggcagccggggcgacgtggcaatgagggcgaACGAGAACGTCCACAGGCCGGGgatcacgccggaggagatggcggccggctacgacgagtggtccgagaactacgaggagatg atgatctggaaaggcgggtaccgtggccccgccatcacgctggaggaggcgctgcgttgggtacccccggagcggcgagccaaggccagggtgctggacgtggccgccgggacgggctgcgtgggcagcgaactccaccgggaaggcttcag gcacatagacgctgtggacccgtcggagggcatgatgaagcagcgggagactggcatctataccaatgacttcctggagtttatcggcagcggacactccaccgtacCCAAAGGTTATAGTAATttgttttttacatcaaaggacacggctcaagagcaacaagagtacaaaaaaaaagcccgctactcgccgctcccataa
- the LOC126993569 gene encoding uncharacterized protein LOC126993569 isoform X2: protein MSEGGSRGDVAMRANENVHRPGITPEEMAAGYDEWSENYEEMMIWKGGYRGPAITLEEALRWVPPERRAKARVLDVAAGTGCVGSELHREGFRHIDAVDPSEGMMKQRETGIYTNDFLEFIGSGHSTVPKGYSNLFFTSKDTAQEQQEYKKKARYSPLP from the exons atgtctgagggcggcagccggggcgacgtggcaatgagggcgaACGAGAACGTCCACAGGCCGGGgatcacgccggaggagatggcggccggctacgacgagtggtccgagaactacgaggagatg atgatctggaaaggcgggtaccgtggccccgccatcacgctggaggaggcgctgcgttgggtacccccggagcggcgagccaaggccagggtgctggacgtggccgccgggacgggctgcgtgggcagcgaactccaccgggaaggcttcag gcacatagacgctgtggacccgtcggagggcatgatgaagcagcgggagactggcatctataccaatgacttcctggagtttatcggcagcggacactccaccgtacCCAAAGGTTATAGTAATttgttttttacatcaaaggacacggctcaagagcaacaagagtacaaaaaaaaagcccgctactcgccgctcccataa